Part of the Nitrososphaerota archaeon genome is shown below.
GAGATATTCTTTAAGTGCTATAGCTTTTGGATTAAGCTTTTTATGTAAAACAACATCTCTCTTTGTTATCGCAGGCATATTATTCTCTCTTTTACTTAAGATTTTTTTAGATAAAAGGAATTTTCTAGAAACTTTTAACGAATGGTTTAAAGTTTTTGAGAAAATATTCTTTATTACACTTGTTATTAGTGTAATCGGATTGGCTATCTACGATATACCTTATAAAGCTTTTACAACACCTTTTGAACATATAGATTTCATATTCAATTATCATTCATCTTTAACATATAATTCAACACAAGCTAAGGAGGTTGTTTTTCCTCATCAATGGATTACAGTTTTTCCACCAGCACCATATTATGTAGTAACTGTTCAAGAAAAAGTTGGTGAAGTAATTGTTAAAGAATATCATACTATAGCATATTATGGAGTTTATAGTCCAACTTGGTGGACCATATGGATTGTATTTCCTATAACAATCTATGAAATATTATATTATTTAAGAAAGAAGAAATATGAAAAAGAAGTCGATTTACCTTTATTTGTTTCTTCATGGGTTGCATTAAATTTTCTTCCTTATATTCCTATGGCTTATTTCCTTCATAGATGGGTTTATTCATTCTATTTTTATATGGTAGTCCCTGCATTATGTATAGCAATTCCATATTATTTAAATAAGGGTGATAAATCTAAAACTTCTTTATTAATGCTTATTACAATGCAATCATTCTGGTTTTTCTATTGGTTTCCTGTAAAATCAAAATTGCATATAGATTTATTAAGCATGCTCGGTTTATCTGCATAGTAATAAATTTTGCAAAAAATCGTATATTTTCTCATTTAATTTTTATCGCATTAATTTTATATAATTTAATGTCCATACAAAATAAAATCTAAAATCTTCGTTTGATAAAGTTCTTCTTTTAACAATGTGCTTGCTTCACACCATCTCTTAAGAGGAATTTTTAATATTGAAGAAATATAATTTAATGCGTCTTTTAAATTATTAAAATTCATAGATTTATTCTTTAATGATGCTCTAACACTTTCTCTAACATTCCAAACACCAATTGGTAAAATATATTCAGGGTATATTTCTCTAAAAATTATAACTCCTGCTTGTTTTTTCATTTCATAAAGTTTTTCAGTTACTGCAAGTCTTGCAGCATAATAGCATCCACCGATTTCCGCATATGTTGTCCTACCTGAAAAATGTTCACGATCTCCATATATTACTACATTTTTCCATGGATTCCAGAATGTTCCAGGCCACCATGCTTCCATTGATTCATATTTCCATTTTGAAGGAATCATTAATATAACAAACCTATTTCCAATATTATCAAAAGAATAAACTTGATATTCATTAATTATAGGGAAATTTTTTATTTCTCCTATTAAATTATTTGATACTATGCTATCCACAGCTGTTATGCTCCATCTAGTAGGAACAAATCTCCTATTTTTCTTTAAACCAAAACATCCACTACTAAAAGCTCTTTGAATAGCTGAAATATTAACATTGGATAAATATGCTTTCATAACAGCCTCTTCAGCTTTCATATCATAGTCATAATATGCCTTTTCTATTATTTTATTTGTTTTATAATTTCCAATTTTTAATGATTTAATAGGAGCTGATGGGCCAAAAGGTTCAAATTCATTGCTTAAAACTATTGCTCCACTAGGTTTTCTTTCGAATAATAGCTCAGTATTTATTGAAGATGATGAAAGACTAAGTTCTTGTATCATTAAAGAAAATTTATCTAAATCTTTTGATGGAGAATGTACATCGACTAAATATTTTCCTCTAATAAGTTGGGAACGCATATCTATTATTTCATCAATTTTTCTACCAACCCATTTTTCTGGAGTTGAAAAAATTCTAGTGTCTCCAATTATTGGTGGAACTAACGGCCCAATGTATACTTTTGGATAACCTATTCTTCCAATAAAAACATCTGGGGGAGCACACCCCTCAAGAAAATTTTCTATATAAAGAACTTTAGTTTTTATAAAAGAATATAATTTAATCATTATAGGGCATCTATTTTTACCACATAAAAGTTTTACTCCCCTACATACAATACATAAATAATCTTTTTTTACTATTCTTAATCCTTCACTTATATTAAGATCAAATAAAACTTTCTTATCTTCTAAAATTGGTGAAATCCATTCATTAAATGCTTTAATCATCTTTTTATTCTATTTTAAAAATAATTAAAGATATTTATTATGTTTTTCTCCATTCTTCCATTTTTCTCTCGTATTCTTCTCTAT
Proteins encoded:
- a CDS encoding glycosyltransferase family 39 protein, translating into MSIFKEKILKYISPFKGYLEKNFINQLPFLIPITFLIFKLMIINTPDSFIFDEAHYIPAVRKMLSGEAANNEHPPLAKALMMYGIMFFGDNPFGWRIFIVILSVFSIYLIYKIAFELTNDRAVSISASYLFATDIMAFNIGSMAILDAPTLTFSLLGALLFLRKRYSLSAIAFGLSFLCKTTSLFVIAGILFSLLLKIFLDKRNFLETFNEWFKVFEKIFFITLVISVIGLAIYDIPYKAFTTPFEHIDFIFNYHSSLTYNSTQAKEVVFPHQWITVFPPAPYYVVTVQEKVGEVIVKEYHTIAYYGVYSPTWWTIWIVFPITIYEILYYLRKKKYEKEVDLPLFVSSWVALNFLPYIPMAYFLHRWVYSFYFYMVVPALCIAIPYYLNKGDKSKTSLLMLITMQSFWFFYWFPVKSKLHIDLLSMLGLSA
- a CDS encoding Nre family DNA repair protein — encoded protein: MIKAFNEWISPILEDKKVLFDLNISEGLRIVKKDYLCIVCRGVKLLCGKNRCPIMIKLYSFIKTKVLYIENFLEGCAPPDVFIGRIGYPKVYIGPLVPPIIGDTRIFSTPEKWVGRKIDEIIDMRSQLIRGKYLVDVHSPSKDLDKFSLMIQELSLSSSSINTELLFERKPSGAIVLSNEFEPFGPSAPIKSLKIGNYKTNKIIEKAYYDYDMKAEEAVMKAYLSNVNISAIQRAFSSGCFGLKKNRRFVPTRWSITAVDSIVSNNLIGEIKNFPIINEYQVYSFDNIGNRFVILMIPSKWKYESMEAWWPGTFWNPWKNVVIYGDREHFSGRTTYAEIGGCYYAARLAVTEKLYEMKKQAGVIIFREIYPEYILPIGVWNVRESVRASLKNKSMNFNNLKDALNYISSILKIPLKRWCEASTLLKEELYQTKILDFILYGH